The following proteins are encoded in a genomic region of Lactiplantibacillus plantarum:
- the hisZ gene encoding ATP phosphoribosyltransferase regulatory subunit, protein MLKHLLPLGTRDEFGRRARTKQHLIAVIQAHFKQRGFAPIATPLLENEAVFDPYQMGNYQLYRLFGNDGRTLVLRPDMTLPVARFISATNVPLPQKFGYVGDIFRVSRQLSGSYNQITQAGVELVGYASLKAEFECLTIANQLSSELIADAVEIELGDAQFAQRVVASLTGDEGEQQAILTALFDKQVPRYTKLIAKYRAQPLYDFLKAWPRLFGRPECIFKELAAAPLPETVQPSLKRLQTVVAWMQQTMPEQVISVDLSSQAPQKYYTGLTFRGYSQAGAGYLFSGGRYDKLLTNFQAEAEPAVGMGLNVDLLTTLATDQQTAYAEQLIYFEPEQWSQAEAYLAKQPHAILSLADDLAGARIEAQRLNAQLIDLTGGMTND, encoded by the coding sequence ATGTTGAAACACTTATTACCACTAGGAACCCGGGATGAATTTGGTCGGCGGGCACGTACCAAACAACACTTGATCGCGGTGATCCAAGCCCATTTTAAACAACGCGGGTTCGCGCCAATTGCAACGCCGTTATTAGAAAACGAAGCGGTGTTTGATCCATATCAGATGGGTAACTACCAACTATACCGCTTATTTGGCAACGATGGTCGCACCTTGGTCTTACGGCCGGACATGACCTTACCAGTTGCTCGCTTCATTAGCGCGACGAATGTCCCCTTACCGCAAAAGTTTGGTTATGTCGGCGATATCTTTCGAGTAAGCCGTCAATTATCAGGTTCATATAACCAAATCACACAAGCGGGAGTCGAATTAGTCGGTTACGCATCGCTGAAAGCCGAATTTGAATGTTTAACGATTGCCAACCAGCTTTCAAGTGAGCTGATTGCCGATGCTGTTGAAATCGAATTAGGAGATGCCCAATTTGCACAACGGGTCGTGGCCAGCTTGACTGGTGACGAAGGCGAACAACAAGCCATTTTAACCGCACTGTTCGATAAGCAAGTACCACGCTACACGAAATTGATTGCCAAGTACCGCGCACAGCCTTTATACGATTTTCTCAAAGCATGGCCGCGTTTGTTCGGGCGTCCAGAATGTATCTTCAAAGAATTAGCGGCAGCACCACTACCTGAAACAGTCCAACCAAGTCTGAAACGGCTTCAAACGGTGGTGGCCTGGATGCAACAAACGATGCCGGAGCAAGTCATCTCGGTGGATTTGAGTAGCCAAGCACCACAAAAATACTATACCGGCCTGACTTTTCGGGGTTATTCACAAGCGGGGGCTGGCTACCTGTTCAGCGGCGGCCGTTACGACAAACTGTTAACGAACTTTCAAGCTGAAGCAGAACCGGCTGTGGGAATGGGGTTAAACGTTGACTTGTTAACAACTTTAGCCACCGACCAACAGACCGCTTATGCTGAACAATTGATTTACTTTGAGCCTGAACAGTGGTCACAAGCGGAGGCATACTTAGCGAAACAACCGCACGCCATTTTGAGTTTGGCGGATGACTTAGCAGGTGCGCGCATCGAAGCACAACGTTTGAATGCCCAACTGATTGATTTAACTGGAGGTATGACCAATGACTGA
- the hisG gene encoding ATP phosphoribosyltransferase, whose translation MTEPRLKIALTKGRVEQQVLPLLEEAGLDCSQVRNKQRRLIFDSETQPYEFILAKGPDVTTFLERGAADIGIVGSDILTEHESTQYELLDLGVGKCQFVLASTADFDPVAPRRKIIGTKYPLITQRYFDRLGQDVEIIKIEGSVELAPLTGLADAIVDITETGTTIRENHLQIYDYLQPVSTRLVVNRLALKQQQAAIFDLVDRLATVVDTNNPKEFV comes from the coding sequence ATGACTGAACCACGTTTAAAGATTGCCTTGACTAAGGGCCGCGTCGAACAACAAGTCCTGCCGTTGCTGGAAGAAGCTGGACTGGATTGTTCGCAAGTCCGCAACAAGCAACGGCGGTTGATTTTTGATTCTGAGACGCAACCATATGAGTTTATTTTAGCGAAAGGGCCGGACGTGACGACCTTCCTCGAACGGGGTGCTGCTGATATCGGCATCGTTGGTAGCGATATTTTGACTGAACACGAGAGTACCCAATATGAACTGTTAGACTTGGGGGTTGGTAAGTGCCAATTTGTGCTAGCATCCACGGCCGACTTTGATCCCGTTGCACCACGACGCAAAATCATCGGCACCAAGTACCCATTGATTACCCAACGGTATTTTGATCGCTTGGGCCAAGATGTTGAAATTATTAAGATTGAAGGCTCGGTTGAATTAGCACCACTGACTGGCTTAGCCGACGCCATCGTAGATATCACCGAGACGGGGACCACGATTCGTGAGAACCATTTACAAATTTATGACTATTTACAACCAGTCTCGACCCGCCTAGTGGTCAACCGGTTAGCCTTAAAACAGCAACAAGCCGCCATCTTTGATTTAGTTGATCGGTTGGCCACAGTTGTTGATACGAATAATCCAAAGGAGTTTGTCTAA
- the hisD gene encoding histidinol dehydrogenase, giving the protein MKIINEDLASLKRLVQTKTQQLTDLKVESAVREIIANVIKNGDAAVKDYETQFDKVTLTDFKLSQTVIDDAYNNLDPQVKDALLLAKRNITSFHEKEKATGFIDAEQPGVLRGQKLMPLNRVGLYVPGGTAAYPSTLLMSALPAKIAGVNEVIMVTPPQVDGINPAVLAAAKIAGVDAIYQVGGAQAIAALAYGTESIPAVDKIIGPGNIFVATAKKQVFGQVAIDMVAGPSEIGILADDSADPRQLAADLLSQAEHDRRARPILITDSADLAQAVSDNVTSQLKVLPREAIATDAVNEKGFIAVVAKVEEMFDLMNTVAPEHLEVQLKNPTQYLNLIKNAGSVFLGRYASEPLGDYVAGPNHILPTSGTARFSSPLGVYDFVKRTSFIQYTKDALAKEAPAITTLARVEGLEGHARAIESRFDTYYD; this is encoded by the coding sequence ATGAAAATTATTAATGAAGATTTAGCTAGTTTAAAACGCTTAGTTCAAACGAAGACCCAACAATTGACTGACTTAAAGGTTGAATCAGCGGTTCGCGAAATTATTGCCAATGTGATTAAAAACGGGGATGCCGCCGTCAAGGATTACGAAACCCAATTCGATAAGGTCACCTTGACCGACTTTAAGTTGTCACAAACTGTTATTGATGATGCTTATAACAATCTGGACCCGCAAGTGAAGGACGCCTTGTTGTTAGCTAAACGCAATATCACGAGTTTTCACGAAAAGGAAAAGGCGACTGGCTTTATTGATGCTGAACAGCCTGGCGTTCTACGAGGGCAGAAGTTAATGCCGCTTAATCGGGTTGGCTTATACGTTCCAGGTGGCACGGCAGCCTATCCATCGACTTTACTGATGAGTGCCTTGCCCGCTAAGATTGCCGGCGTTAATGAAGTCATTATGGTGACGCCACCACAAGTCGATGGCATCAATCCAGCCGTTCTTGCTGCAGCCAAAATCGCTGGCGTCGACGCCATCTATCAAGTGGGAGGCGCTCAAGCAATTGCTGCGTTAGCTTATGGGACTGAGTCGATTCCAGCGGTCGACAAGATTATTGGTCCTGGGAACATTTTTGTGGCGACTGCTAAGAAGCAGGTCTTTGGTCAGGTGGCGATCGACATGGTGGCCGGCCCGTCAGAAATTGGTATTTTAGCGGATGATTCAGCTGATCCTCGGCAATTAGCGGCTGACTTATTGAGTCAAGCAGAACATGACCGTCGAGCCCGGCCAATCCTAATTACGGATAGTGCCGACTTAGCGCAGGCCGTCAGTGACAACGTGACGTCACAGTTGAAAGTTTTGCCACGAGAAGCGATCGCTACCGACGCTGTTAACGAAAAAGGCTTCATTGCCGTTGTCGCAAAGGTTGAAGAAATGTTTGACTTGATGAATACGGTGGCACCAGAACACTTGGAAGTGCAATTGAAGAATCCAACTCAGTACTTGAATTTAATCAAAAATGCCGGGTCGGTCTTCTTAGGACGCTACGCCTCTGAACCACTCGGTGACTACGTTGCTGGTCCGAACCACATCTTACCAACGAGTGGCACGGCCCGTTTCTCATCACCACTTGGCGTCTATGATTTCGTTAAGCGAACGTCCTTTATCCAATACACTAAGGACGCTTTGGCTAAGGAAGCTCCGGCGATTACCACGTTGGCACGGGTCGAAGGTCTGGAAGGCCATGCTCGTGCGATTGAGAGTCGTTTTGACACCTATTACGATTAG
- the hisB gene encoding imidazoleglycerol-phosphate dehydratase HisB, translating into MRQATIKRETKETQIEISLNLDEQSGIEIDTGIGFLNHMLNLFAKHGRFGLVVKCHGDLDVDPHHTTEDTGIVLGECFKQALGDKQGIERYGTEFVPMDETLGQVSVDLSGRSYLVFDAELTNPRLGGLDTETVEDFFQAVAFAAEMNLHARILYGRNTHHKVESLFKAFGRAMRAAVTINPDIQGVNSTKGVI; encoded by the coding sequence ATGCGACAAGCAACGATTAAACGTGAAACGAAAGAAACCCAGATTGAAATCAGTTTGAATTTAGACGAACAGAGCGGTATCGAAATCGATACCGGGATAGGCTTTTTGAACCACATGTTGAACTTATTTGCGAAGCACGGGCGCTTCGGGTTGGTCGTGAAGTGTCACGGCGACCTCGACGTTGACCCGCACCACACTACTGAAGATACGGGAATCGTGCTTGGCGAATGCTTTAAGCAGGCGTTGGGTGATAAGCAGGGAATTGAACGGTACGGGACAGAATTTGTGCCAATGGATGAGACTTTAGGTCAGGTCAGTGTCGACCTAAGTGGACGGTCATACTTAGTTTTTGATGCCGAGCTCACGAATCCGCGGCTCGGTGGCTTAGATACGGAGACAGTCGAAGATTTCTTCCAAGCCGTGGCCTTTGCTGCTGAAATGAATTTGCACGCACGCATCCTGTACGGCCGTAACACTCACCACAAAGTTGAAAGTTTGTTCAAAGCGTTTGGGCGGGCAATGCGCGCGGCTGTCACGATTAATCCAGATATTCAGGGGGTCAACTCTACGAAAGGCGTGATTTAA
- the hisH gene encoding imidazole glycerol phosphate synthase subunit HisH: MFAIVDYDTGNTRNLKKAFDYLQVSTILTADPQQLAAADAVILPGVGAFAAAMAALKERQLVGVLQALARSGKPVLGICLGMQLLFESSSEYGEHAGLGLLSGRVSALPTDLNVKVPQMGWNQNELRRPDSPFASIDAAYTYFVHSYYAVCPATEIVATVQHGVQVPSIVQHQNVIGMQFHPEKSGRVGLQQLAAFKEMVSANDFSSN, translated from the coding sequence ATGTTTGCAATCGTCGATTATGATACGGGTAATACCCGTAATTTGAAGAAAGCTTTTGACTACCTGCAAGTGTCAACCATCTTAACGGCTGACCCGCAACAATTAGCGGCCGCTGACGCAGTTATTTTACCCGGTGTGGGAGCTTTCGCAGCTGCAATGGCCGCTTTAAAAGAACGCCAGTTAGTCGGCGTGTTACAAGCATTGGCGCGGAGTGGCAAACCCGTTCTCGGTATTTGCTTAGGCATGCAGCTCTTGTTTGAAAGTAGTTCCGAGTACGGCGAGCATGCTGGGCTAGGCTTGTTAAGCGGCCGGGTTAGCGCTTTGCCAACGGACTTGAATGTCAAAGTCCCACAGATGGGGTGGAATCAGAACGAGCTTCGGCGTCCTGATAGTCCCTTTGCCAGTATTGACGCGGCCTATACTTACTTCGTTCATTCGTACTATGCGGTATGTCCGGCAACTGAAATCGTGGCGACAGTTCAACACGGCGTCCAGGTTCCAAGTATTGTTCAGCATCAAAATGTGATTGGGATGCAGTTTCACCCGGAGAAGAGTGGTCGAGTCGGATTACAACAACTAGCAGCTTTTAAGGAAATGGTGAGTGCAAATGATTTTTCCAGCAATTGA
- the hisA gene encoding 1-(5-phosphoribosyl)-5-[(5-phosphoribosylamino)methylideneamino]imidazole-4-carboxamide isomerase, translating into MIFPAIDLRAGQSVRLYQGDFKQATLINPDPVVQAQQINAAGLQQLHMVDLDGAKSGRPENFATITAIRQAFTGTIELGGGIRTYELATRYLELGIDRLILGSVALTDPRLVKRLLSEFGGERIVIGLDGTNGYVAIKGWLEQSQTKMSTLMKTMTTSGAKHFIVTDVARDGTMQGPNLALYQELQAQVPTANLIASGGVRNLTDVQVLQASGFKDVIIGKALAEGGVTLAELAGVTEC; encoded by the coding sequence ATGATTTTTCCAGCAATTGATTTACGAGCCGGTCAGAGTGTCCGGCTCTACCAAGGTGATTTTAAACAGGCGACATTGATTAATCCTGATCCTGTCGTTCAAGCCCAACAAATTAACGCAGCGGGCTTGCAGCAATTACACATGGTCGATTTGGACGGTGCCAAGTCAGGGCGCCCAGAAAACTTCGCGACAATCACGGCGATCCGGCAAGCATTTACCGGGACGATCGAGCTCGGTGGAGGTATTCGAACCTACGAGCTGGCGACTCGTTATCTCGAATTAGGAATCGATCGCTTAATCTTGGGGTCAGTTGCGTTGACTGATCCACGACTGGTCAAACGACTGTTAAGTGAGTTTGGTGGTGAGCGAATTGTGATTGGGTTAGACGGAACCAATGGTTATGTGGCAATTAAAGGCTGGTTGGAGCAGTCACAGACCAAGATGAGTACATTAATGAAGACAATGACTACGAGTGGTGCCAAGCACTTTATCGTGACCGATGTCGCCCGTGATGGCACGATGCAAGGCCCTAACCTTGCGTTATACCAAGAACTACAAGCACAGGTGCCCACGGCCAACCTGATTGCCAGCGGTGGCGTTCGGAATTTGACCGATGTTCAAGTGTTACAAGCCAGTGGGTTCAAGGATGTTATTATTGGCAAGGCGTTAGCTGAAGGCGGTGTGACACTGGCCGAATTAGCGGGGGTGACTGAATGTTAG